From the Gloeomargarita sp. SKYB120 genome, the window TGCGGGGGATGATCTTGGTCATGACGCCACCCAGGGTTTCCACCCCTAAGGACAAGGGCGTGACGTCTAGCAACAGGATGTCCTTGACTTCGCCAGCGAGCACCCCTGCTTGGATCGCCGCCCCAACCGCCACCACTTCGTCTGGGTTGACGCTCTGGTTGGGTTCCTTGCCCAGCATTTGCCGCACCAGTTGCTGGATGGCGGGAATCCGAGTCGAACCCCCCACCAGCACCACCTCGTCAATCTTGCTTTTATCGAGTTTGGCGTCGCGCAGGGCCTGCTCCACTGGGCCTTTGCACCGGTCAATCAAGTCCGCGCACAACTGCTCAAATTTAGCCCGCGTCAAGGTCATTTCTAGGTGCTTCGGCCCGTCTTGAGTGGCGGTAATAAACGGCAGGTTGATGTCGGTTTGGGTGACGCTGGAGAGTTCAATCTTGGCCTTTTCCGCCGCTTCGGTGAGCCGTTGCAAGGCTTGCTTGTCCTTGCGTAGGTCAATGCCCTCCTTAGCTAGGAAGTCCTCGGCCATCCAGTCCACAATTCTCTTGTCAAAGTCGTCGCCCCCCAGGTGAGTGTCCCCAGCGGTGGCTAACACTTCAAAGACGCCGTCGCCCACCTCCAGAATGGACACGTCGAACGTCCCACCCCCCAGGTCAAACACCAGGATGGTCTCGTTGGTTTTCTTGTCCAAGCCGTAGGCCAGGGACGCCGCCGTAGGTTCGTTGATGATCCGCAGCACCTCCAGCCCCGCAATCCGGCCCGCGTCTTTGGTGGCTTGGCGTTGCGAGTCGTTGAAGTAGGCCGGCACTGTAATCACCGCCTGGGTCACCGGTTCCCCCAGGTACTTACTGGCGTCGTCCACCAGCTTGCGCAACACCTGAGCCGAAATTTCCTCCGGCGCAAACTGTTTCCCCAGTACAGGGCAGTCGAGTTTGACATTGCCATTGCTGTCCCGCAGGACCTTGTAGGATACCTGTTTGGCTTCACCTGTAACTTCATCGTACTTGCGCCCGATAAACCGCTTCACCGAATAGAAGGTGTTTTCCGGGTTGATCACCGCCTGGCGCTTGGCAATTTGCCCCACCAGCTTGTCGCCGTTTTTGGTGTAAGCTACAACCGAGGGCGTGGTGCGAAACCCTTCTGCGTTGGCGATGACCACCGGCTGCCCCCCTTCCATTACGGCGATAACCGAGTTGGTTGTCCCTAAATCAATCCCGACAACTTTAGCCATGAATCCCTCGCACTCCTAAAAAATTTTTGCTGGGACAAGTCCCGCATCTCCTATGATGGGTGATGGGAAGAAGGCTGGAAAGGTGGGGTTTCCGAACTTAGGCTTGGCGTTTTTGAAACGCCTCTACGATGTCCATGTAGGCCAGTTGACCCTGCATGGGGATGAGATCCAACAGGGGAATCTGCCGTCGCCCACCCCCAATCTCGACCGGAATTTCCCGCAACAGCGCCAGCGCCTGTTCCTCCCGCAAGGGGCCTTTCTGGACTTGCTCGTAAATGCGCTGGGCCAGGACCTTATCCAGCTTGGCATCCCGCAGGTACAAGTGCCAGCGCGCAATATCCATGTAAACTCGGTCGCCCAGGTCAGCGGCCAAGCGCTCGATGATTTCCGTGACCTCCGGGTTGCTCATGCAGTTGTGGGCTAACGGCTACTCCTACCTTAGCCTACCGTGCCCTCCAGCTTCAGCGACAACAATTTGTCAGCTTCCACGGCAAATTCCATCGGCAACTGGTTGAACACATCCCGGCAAAAGCCGCTGATCATCATCGCCACCGCTGCCTCTGGGTCAATCCCCCGTTGTTGGCAGTAGAACAGTTGCTCTTCGCCAATTTTGGACGTTGACGCTTCGTGTTCCACTCGCGCCGTCGGGTTTTGCACCTGGATCACCGGCACCGTATTGGCCTGGGAGTGGGCGCCAATCAGCAAAGAGTCACATTGGGTATAGTTGCGAGCATACTCAGCTTTGGGGTTGACTCGCACCAGGCCCCGGTAGGTGTTGCGCGACTGACCGGCGGAAATGCCTTTCGAGACGATCCGCGAGCGCGTATGCCGCCCCACATGAATCATCTTGGTGCCCGTGTCCGCCTGCTGGTGGTGATTTGTCAAAGCCACCGAGTAAAATTCACCGACGGAATGGTCGCCCACCAGCACACAACTGGGGTATTTCCAGGTGATGGCCGACCCCGTTTCCACCTGCGTCCAGGAAATTTTCGAG encodes:
- the dnaK gene encoding molecular chaperone DnaK, whose protein sequence is MAKVVGIDLGTTNSVIAVMEGGQPVVIANAEGFRTTPSVVAYTKNGDKLVGQIAKRQAVINPENTFYSVKRFIGRKYDEVTGEAKQVSYKVLRDSNGNVKLDCPVLGKQFAPEEISAQVLRKLVDDASKYLGEPVTQAVITVPAYFNDSQRQATKDAGRIAGLEVLRIINEPTAASLAYGLDKKTNETILVFDLGGGTFDVSILEVGDGVFEVLATAGDTHLGGDDFDKRIVDWMAEDFLAKEGIDLRKDKQALQRLTEAAEKAKIELSSVTQTDINLPFITATQDGPKHLEMTLTRAKFEQLCADLIDRCKGPVEQALRDAKLDKSKIDEVVLVGGSTRIPAIQQLVRQMLGKEPNQSVNPDEVVAVGAAIQAGVLAGEVKDILLLDVTPLSLGVETLGGVMTKIIPRNTTIPTRKTEIFSTAVDNQTNVEIHVLQGEREMARDNKSLGTFRLDGIPPAPRGVPQIEVTFDIDANGILSVTARDKATGKSQSITITGASTLPREEVERMIREAELNAAADREKREKVDLKNQADSLAYQAERQLKDIGDKIPAADKNKLEALVKDLREAINQENYDRIRTLKNDLEQTLYSVSTNLYQQAASTSGNSGASSGSTRSSSEGDVIDADFSEGK
- a CDS encoding DUF3181 family protein, with the translated sequence MSNPEVTEIIERLAADLGDRVYMDIARWHLYLRDAKLDKVLAQRIYEQVQKGPLREEQALALLREIPVEIGGGRRQIPLLDLIPMQGQLAYMDIVEAFQKRQA